The proteins below come from a single Aegilops tauschii subsp. strangulata cultivar AL8/78 chromosome 6, Aet v6.0, whole genome shotgun sequence genomic window:
- the LOC109733036 gene encoding large ribosomal subunit protein uL3c, producing MAMAAASIGGALGFLAPRRRGVSFAAAVGRRRPSLAVVRAASYEAGVGVMATKVGMMTYFDPENGKPVPVTVVGFREGGNVVTQVKTAATDGYDAVQVGYHGVREDKLTRPELGHLGKASAPPLRHLQEFRLVAVDAFDPGQALEFNELFKEGDLVDVSAKSIGKGFQGGIKRHNFKRGLMTHGSKSHRALGSIGAGTTPGRVYKGKKMPGRMGGTKTKIRKLKIVRIDNDLKVVMIKGAIPGKQGNLLRITPAKIVGKNIPKS from the exons ATGGCCATGGCGGCCGCGAGCATCGGCGGCGCACTGGGCTTCCTCGCCCCGCGCCGTCGTGGCGTGTCCTTCGCCGCGGCGGTGGGCCGTAGGAGGCCGTCGCTGGCGGTGGTGCGGGCGGCGTCCTACGAGGCGGGCGTCGGGGTGATGGCCACCAAGGTGGGGATGATGACCTACTTCGACCCGGAAAACGGGAAGCCCGTGCCGGTGACGGTGGTCGGGTTCCGGGAGGGGGGCAACGTGGTGACGCAGGTGAAGACGGCCGCCACCGACGGCTACGACGCCGTGCAGGTCGGGTACCACGGCGTGCGCGAGGACAAGCTCACCCGCCCTGAGCTGGGCCACCTCGGCAAGGCCAGCGCGCCGCCGCTGCGGCACCTGCAGGAGTTCCGGCTGGTGGCCGTCGACGCCTTCGACCCCGGCCAGGCGCTCGAGTTCAACGAGCTCTTCAAGGAGGGCGACCTCGTCGACGTCTCCGCCAAATCCATCGGAAAGGGATTCCAAG GTGGAATTAAGAGGCACAACTTCAAGCGTGGTCTGATGACTCACGGTTCCAAGAGCCACAGAGCCCTAGGTTCGATCGGTGCGGGGACAACCCCAGGGCGGGTGTACAAGGGGAAGAAGATGCCCGGGAGGATGGGCGGAACCAAGACCAAGATCAGGAAGCTCAAGATTGTCAGGATCGACAATGATCTCAAAGTTGTGATGATCAAGGGAGCCATTCCTGGGAAGCAGGGAAACCTTCTCCGCATCACGCCCGCGAAGATTGTCGGCAAGAACATCCCCAAGAGCTAG